Proteins from one Flavobacterium branchiarum genomic window:
- the argB gene encoding acetylglutamate kinase codes for MKVTVIKIGGNIIDNPTELEQFLIDFSKIEGYKVLVHGGGKSATKMAESIGLVPQMIDGRRITDAAMLDVVVMIYAGQINKNIVAQLQSKNNNAIGFSGADGNLIQSTKRNHPTIDYGFVGDVKQVNTSLLSILLENGIVPVFCAITHDKNGQLLNTNADTIASELAIALSEVFDVTLTYCFEKQGVLLDSEDDSSVIAEINEALYNKLKAEKVIHSGMIPKLDNCFNSLSRGVQQIKIGHHSMLQNSDVQHTTITL; via the coding sequence ATGAAAGTTACAGTAATAAAAATAGGCGGAAATATAATCGATAATCCAACTGAATTAGAGCAATTTTTAATCGATTTTTCTAAAATAGAAGGGTATAAAGTATTAGTTCATGGAGGCGGGAAATCGGCAACTAAAATGGCTGAAAGTATTGGTTTAGTTCCTCAAATGATAGATGGGCGACGTATAACAGATGCTGCAATGCTAGATGTTGTGGTAATGATTTACGCAGGTCAGATTAATAAAAATATTGTAGCTCAATTACAGTCTAAAAACAATAATGCAATTGGATTTTCGGGTGCTGATGGGAATTTAATTCAATCAACAAAAAGGAATCATCCAACAATTGATTATGGTTTTGTGGGCGATGTAAAACAGGTTAATACAAGCCTGTTATCAATATTATTAGAAAACGGAATTGTTCCTGTTTTTTGCGCTATTACACACGATAAAAACGGACAATTATTAAATACAAATGCTGATACAATTGCAAGCGAATTAGCGATTGCTTTATCAGAAGTTTTTGATGTGACTCTTACCTATTGTTTCGAAAAGCAAGGTGTTTTGTTGGATTCAGAAGATGATTCATCGGTGATTGCAGAAATAAATGAAGCTTTGTATAATAAATTAAAAGCAGAAAAAGTTATCCATTCTGGAATGATTCCAAAACTGGATAACTGTTTTAATAGTTTATCAAGAGGGGTGCAGCAAATTAAAATCGGACATCACAGCATGCTTCAAAATTCAGATGTACAGCATACGACAATAACATTATAA
- a CDS encoding N-acetylornithine carbamoyltransferase has translation MNYISIQDINSLSKWVKSALKIKKNPLKNQSLGKNKTLGMLFFNPSLRTRLSTQKAAINLGMNVMVMNFTNEGWTLEFEDGAIMNSGASEHIKEAAEVVSQYCDIIAIRAFAVLESKEKDYAETVISGFLKHATVPIVNMESAVRHPMQSLADAITMEEYKTKHKPKVVLSWAPHPKALPQAVANSFVEMMQMQKDMDFVITHPEGYELSPEITKDCKIEYDQDKAFENADFVYVKNWSNFNDYGKVTNIDPTWTVTAEKMALTNNGKFMHCLPVRRNVIVSDEVLDGENSIVIQQANNRTYAAQLVLQKILKKL, from the coding sequence ATGAACTATATTTCAATTCAAGACATTAACTCATTATCAAAATGGGTAAAAAGCGCATTAAAAATCAAAAAAAATCCGCTAAAAAATCAAAGCTTAGGGAAAAACAAAACCTTAGGAATGTTATTCTTTAATCCAAGTTTAAGAACTCGTTTGAGTACTCAAAAGGCGGCAATAAACTTAGGAATGAATGTCATGGTAATGAATTTTACTAATGAAGGCTGGACATTAGAGTTTGAAGACGGTGCGATAATGAATTCAGGCGCTTCAGAGCATATAAAAGAAGCAGCAGAAGTCGTTTCGCAATATTGTGATATTATTGCAATTCGTGCTTTTGCAGTTTTAGAGAGTAAAGAGAAAGATTATGCTGAAACAGTTATTTCAGGATTTTTAAAACACGCAACTGTACCGATCGTGAATATGGAAAGTGCAGTTCGTCATCCGATGCAGTCTTTAGCAGATGCTATTACGATGGAAGAATATAAAACGAAACACAAACCAAAGGTAGTGCTTTCGTGGGCGCCACATCCAAAAGCTCTACCACAGGCAGTTGCTAATTCATTTGTAGAAATGATGCAGATGCAAAAGGATATGGATTTTGTAATCACACATCCAGAAGGGTATGAGTTGAGTCCAGAAATTACAAAAGACTGTAAAATTGAATACGATCAAGATAAAGCTTTTGAAAATGCTGACTTTGTATATGTGAAAAACTGGAGTAATTTTAACGATTACGGAAAAGTAACCAACATCGATCCTACGTGGACTGTTACAGCCGAAAAAATGGCATTAACAAACAACGGGAAATTTATGCACTGTCTTCCTGTTCGTCGTAATGTAATCGTGAGTGATGAGGTTTTAGATGGTGAAAATTCAATCGTAATTCAACAAGCAAATAACAGAACATATGCAGCACAATTAGTGTTACAGAAGATATTGAAGAAATTGTAA
- the proB gene encoding glutamate 5-kinase: MKKRILLKIGSNTLTKETNHISRGKIEDIGIQIASLNDKYEFVIVSSGAIAAAKQFVKLESKGKEIIVKQALASIGQPHLMRIFHENFSDLGLLTSQCLLSYSDFEKEQSKINIVNTINVLVENNYIPIINENDTVATDEIQFGDNDKLAALTAVLLNVDILIIATNTSGIYTKASIGNDVPETITLVNDLQLLEKEIGESKSSHGTGGMQSKIEAAAIAKAANIETWIVNGLDDNFILKALKNEIPFTKIV, encoded by the coding sequence ATGAAAAAAAGGATTTTATTAAAAATAGGAAGTAATACCTTAACCAAAGAAACCAATCATATCTCGAGAGGTAAAATTGAAGACATTGGAATTCAGATAGCTTCTTTAAATGACAAATATGAATTTGTAATAGTAAGTTCAGGAGCGATTGCTGCGGCCAAGCAATTTGTGAAACTAGAAAGTAAAGGCAAGGAGATAATTGTAAAACAGGCTTTAGCTTCGATTGGGCAGCCCCATTTAATGCGGATTTTTCATGAGAATTTTAGCGATTTAGGACTATTGACATCGCAATGTTTATTGTCTTATTCCGATTTTGAAAAAGAACAATCCAAGATTAATATTGTAAATACAATTAATGTTTTGGTAGAGAACAATTACATTCCGATTATCAATGAGAATGATACCGTTGCAACAGATGAAATTCAGTTTGGTGACAATGATAAGTTAGCGGCTTTAACAGCAGTTTTATTAAATGTAGATATTTTGATAATTGCCACAAATACAAGTGGAATTTATACAAAAGCATCTATTGGTAATGACGTTCCAGAAACAATAACTTTAGTAAATGATTTACAGCTTTTAGAAAAAGAAATAGGAGAGTCAAAATCGTCACACGGAACAGGTGGGATGCAGTCAAAAATTGAAGCAGCGGCTATAGCTAAAGCAGCAAACATTGAAACCTGGATCGTGAACGGATTAGACGACAATTTTATTTTAAAAGCATTAAAAAACGAAATTCCTTTTACAAAGATTGTGTAA